The Montipora capricornis isolate CH-2021 chromosome 6, ASM3666992v2, whole genome shotgun sequence genome has a window encoding:
- the LOC138050453 gene encoding uncharacterized protein, whose product MADDESRIRLSRSFYMISMLSRIRRRRRLLQTTVMNLVSRRRHILSICILLLVALIQRNDVVEPIRSCRRLLRNSGWWDTVWKYYSEARFKKTFRVTRGTFLYILSRIRQQLERQTVTEDPIYPELRLAICLYRLGRGDYFYTIAEMTGLGVSTVCTIVREVSQAIIDCMWEESISKHMPRSEAEFKKKIIDMDEIWQFPYCWAGIDGCHIPMKCSLGGLQSSKEYHNFKNFYSIVLMAMVDSQYRFVWASCGFPGNSHDAIIFKSTDLWARIEEGRCIPNIGQSVDGVTVPPLIVGDSAFPLCTWLMKPYTNAVLTPQQRNFNYRLSRARMVTEGAYGQLKGRWRVLLRKCESARDQVRTTTLACLILHNVCIDRGDAISKKLDLTLDPNTQARRPREEVRKLLQMTTCSTVKDTSSEAQKVRNALCKKLWLEKNTGKVS is encoded by the coding sequence atggcggatgATGAGTCGAGGATCCGGCTGTCTCGATCATTTTACATGATATCTATGCTTAGCAGAATCAGAAGGCGCCGTCGTTTGTTACAAACGACCGTCATGAATCTGGTCTCAAGACGGAGGCACATTTTAAGCATTTGCATTCTCTTACTGGTGGCACTGATTCAACGAAACGATGTCGTAGAACCTATTCGCTCGTGTCGGCGGCTGTTAAGGAACAGTGGATGGTGGGACACTGTTTGGAAATACTACTCGGAAGCCAGATTCAAGAAAACATTCAGGGTAACTAGAGGGACATTTCTATATATTTTGAGTCGAATCAGACAACAACTGGAAAGACAAACAGTAACAGAAGATCCTATATACCCTGAGTTAAGACTTGCTATTTGCTTATACAGGTTAGGTAGGGGCGACTACTTTTACACCATTGCAGAAATGACAGGACTCGGGGTTTCAACCGTATGCACTATTGTACGAGAGGTTTCACAAGCTATTATCGACTGTATGTGGGAAGAGAGTATTTCAAAGCACATGCCAAGATCTGAGGCAGAATTTAAGAAGAAAATAATAGACATGGACGAGATATGGCAATTCCCCTACTGCTGGGCCGGTATTGATGGCTGTCATATTCCTATGAAGTGTTCCCTTGGGGGACTACAGTCCAGTAAGGAatatcataattttaaaaatttctatTCCATAGTTCTAATGGCTATGGTTGACTCTCAGTATAGATTTGTGTGGGCCAGTTGTGGCTTTCCTGGAAATTCGCATGACGCTATAATATTTAAGTCCACTGACCTGTGGGCACGTATTGAAGAAGGTCGTTGCATACCAAACATTGGACAATCCGTGGATGGTGTGACGGTGCCACCCCTGATAGTTGGGGACTCTGCCTTTCCTTTGTGCACTTGGCTCATGAAGCCCTATACGAATGCCGTGCTCACTCCACAACAGAGAAACTTTAATTATAGATTGAGCCGAGCACGCATGGTAACTGAAGGCGCTTACGGGCAACTGAAAGGGAGGTGGAGGGTATTGTTGAGAAAGTGTGAAAGTGCAAGAGATCAGGTGCGCACAACAACTCTTGCATGCTTAATTCTTCACAATGTGTGCATTGACCGAGGGGACGCTATATCGAAAAAGCTTGATTTGACACTTGATCCAAACACTCAAGCAAGAAGACCTCGAGAGGAAGTAAGAAAGTTGCTCCAAATGACTACCTGTTCAACTGTAAAAGACACTTCCAGTGAAGCACAAAAAGTGAGGAATGCCTTATGCAAGAAACTTTGGCTGGAGAAGAATACTGGAAAAGTCTCTTAA